From Leptospira brenneri:
AAAACCGGTAAAAAATGAATTCCAAACTTTGGCAAATACAAAGGAAGCCAAATGGTCCAGGAAATCAAATAAGCTAACACAAAATATAAAATTAACGATTTAAAATATTCTTTCATAAAATCCTAATTGTATCCAAACAAAATCATTCTTTAAAATTACAAACTTCCTTTGGCCCAATCGTTCCATTCCCTAGCTGTACGAAACTTTTGCCCAGTAACAGCCGTAAGCGCATAGTAACTCAGTTTTCGTTTTTCTGCATCCTTTCCATTTGCAAAAGTCAAAAGAAGAGGAATGGATTTTTTATCTTTCCGTTTGGCAATCTCTTCCATAGCGGGCCTGTACACTTCAGCGTCATTGGATTTGGTTGCTTCTTCGATGACAAGGCGAGCTTCTTCGGTAGGAATGAGTGCGATAGTGGAAAGGATTTGCGGAGCCATTTTTGGCCTATCCGAAAGTAGTTCTTTTAACTTTGGCAAACTACTGGGATCTGCAATCGAACCAAGTGCTTCTAAAGCATAAACCATCAACTTGGCATCTCCTTTATCGAGAGCTTTGATCAGATCAGGAACGGCTTCTTTGGCACCAAGAATTCCAAGTGACCAAGCAGAACCATACGGACCCTCTGGTTCTCCCGATAATAAAATTTTTCTAAGTATGGGTATAGAGGCTTTATCACCAATCCAACCAAGTGCTTCCGCAAAACTATCTCGTTCGGGAGTGGATGATTTTTCTAATAACTCTTCAATCCGAAGTCTTCCCTCTTTATACCTTTGCCGACCAACAATCTTTGCAGCACTTCCGAAGTTTGTTGTATCTTTTCCATTTAACAAACTAAAGGCTAACTTTGCTGCTTCTTTGGAAGGAATGGAACAAAGCACATCCGTGGCATAAAGTCTGGTTTCCGAATCTTTGGAACGCAAAGACTCGAAGACTTTAGGAATCACAACTGGATTTCCAATTTCGATGAGAGCCATCGATGCATTTTCTTTTCCTTTGCTATACGGTAGGTTCAAAGCATTAACAAGCACTTCATTTGCTTTTTTAGCCTTGATTCTTCCAAGAGCAAGATAAGCCGCTGCAAGGCTGGGAGATTCATCTTGTATTTTTGTAAGTCCAAGCAAATAAGATTCCGCAGATGAAACCTTTAATTTTCCGAGTGCCATGGCATAGGTTTTGTCTTTTTCACGATCTTTGTTTTTTAACGCCAAACTTAAAATCTCTGGACCAATAAAGTTTGCCCCAATTTGAACCAAAGCATCCACAACTTGTAATCGAAGTGTGGAATTATCATCATCTAACAAGGGAAAAATTCTTTTTCCGACAGAAGGATCTTTCATCCGAGTCAGGGCATCCAGATAAACATCCTTAGGATTTTCTAAGTCCGACCACATCAGATTCACAATAGCACTAGAAGATGATTTATCTTTTAAATCTCCAAGAGCAATGGCGGCACCTGCCCGGACTCCCGGTTCCTTGTCAGATAAAAGTTTTTTTAGTTTGGGAACGGCCGATTTTTCATCACGACTTCCGAGTTGGATTGCCGCTTGGGAACGTGTGAAAGAGTCCGAAGAATCTAGTTTATCTAGTAGTTCTTTTGTAGAAGGTTCGTCGGACACAATTTCCTCGAAAGAGCTTGTATCTTCCTTCACCGGACCCGGATCACAATTCAAAATAAGGATAAAAGTAAAAAAATAAAAAAGGAAACTGCCTTTCATTTGCATGCCAGACAAATTTATAAATTCAAAAATCTGCCTACAAGTTTTAATTCCAAAAGCAGAGCTGAATTTTCTCTGAAACCTCAAACCCTGCCATTTTTCTCCCTTTTTTAGTGAAACTTATAATGATAATAAAAATCGAATCATACTGGCACGATCCGAAACATTCAGTGCTAAAAAGTACTGTTTACTTTTTTCTGCTTCTCCTCCATGCCAAAGGATGGCTTCATCTAGCGTTTTTGCACGACCATCATGTAAGTATCTTGCCCTTCCATTAACAGCGCCAAATAACCCGATCCCCCAAAGTGGAGCCGTCCTCCATTCTCTTTCATTAGCCTCTCCATCTGCTTTCCCATCACTCAAATCCTCTCCCATATCATGTAAAAGTAAATCAGTATAGGGTCGAATGGTTTGGCCTGCGAGTTGTGGATAAGCTGCGTTAGAAGAGGTTACCATTTTTTCCACATGACATTTGTTACACCCTGCTAAAAAAAAATGTTTTTTACCCGTAAGAATTACCTGTGAATTTGCATTACGACGAGTAGGCACTGCAACTAGTTGCATATACTTGGTAATGGCTACAATTTTCTCTTCGGTCACTTCTGGACTACCACCATTAGTCGCACTGGCACAGGTAGTTTGTGAAGAACTACAATTTTCCCCCGAAAACATGGGGCTCGTAATCCCAATATCACCAGAAAAAGCAGCGGAGTTTTGGCGTTTGAGACTGGGTGCATTTGCCTTCCATCCGAACCTTCCAAGAGACCTCCCACTTCCCACAAGATCCCAAATATAATTAGGCCTTCCGGAAATTCCATCACCATCTAGATCCATAGGGTCTGCATAAGAAAGGATAGTTGCTTCTGAAACAGCTTCCAAAAGTCCAAGTCCTATTACTTGTTGTGTCAACCGAACTGATGTTTTATGGTTTGAATCAAAAGGGCCATATCCGAGCCCACTGAATACTAAATTAGGCCTTCGCAAAATATAAGAACTTCCATCCTGATACGTTCCAGTGATGGTATCATACTCAAAATGAACTTCCCCTTCTGGAGTTACACCAGCCACCGCATTAGGTTGGAACTGTGTCCCATAAACTGGTTCTGGATCATTCCCCTTAGTGCCAACACCTAACCTTACCAAGGTGAAATTCAAAGGATCTCCATCATCTTCCACTGCTCTTCCGTTACCCGCGTGACATCCCAAACAAGAATTCGTGTGAAAGAATGGACCAAGACCATCACGGTCAGGCAAAGAAGCAGAAAAACCTGCTGTCCAAGGAACTTCAAAGACAGCTTGTCCTACTGTAAAATCAGATACAACAGATAGTGGTGAATTTTTTCCAAATTGGAGGAAGGCACGAGCATCGGTGACAAAACTTGTCATCGCCTTTCCTCCTGATAACTCTTCCCCTTCTTCAAATTCCCATGGTAACTTTCCCGATTGGTTTAAACCGAGTAAGACCAAACAAGAAGCATCCTCACAAAGTTTTTTTTCATTCGGACATTCCAACACCTGGGTAGAATTGATCACGTCCGATAAACCGAGATTCGCAGAACACACGTTCGCCTCAGCGAACGCACATCCATAATAAAAAGAAATAAACGCAAAAAATAAAAAAAGTCTAATCAGCACGAAAACTCCATATTTATTGTGGAATCGTAAGAAAAATAGGAGTTGTTGCTGCCCAAGTTTCCTGCAAATCGGATCTGCCAATCGAACCTTTAAAATTCCAACCCCAACCGTACAAACTGCCCGATTTAAGGATGGCAAAGTTGTGCAAAGCTCCACACCCAAAGTATTGGATGTCTTTCACACCAACAACAATATCACCTGGTGTATAAATTTTTGCGGGAGTGGTAAGGCCTGTTCCTAAATTTCCGCTGGAGTTTGCCCCCCAACCTTTCACTGTACCATCATTTAAAATGGCGAAACTTTGTGTTCCATTGGCCCAAACAGAAACAACATTATAGAGTCCAGTCACTACAGTGGGAGTGGGAACAGGAGCCGGTGATCCACTTCCTCCAATTCCTAACTGACCACTGGCAGCAAGGCCCCAAGCATAAACCGTTCCATCATTTTTTAAAGCCAGGAGATGATCTCTACCATTAGCAATATGAGTGATCCCAGATAAAGAACTCACTTTTTTAGGAGTAGAAGTTACTTCCGTTGCAGTTCCAACTGTTCCATCTCCTAAATTTCCATATTGGTCGCGTCCCCAAACATAAACATCACCTGACTTTGTCAAGGCGGCTGAGTGTTCAGAACCTCCAATCACTTGGATGACATCTGAAGGTAGGCCAATCACGTTCACTGGACTTGAAGAATAAGTTCCCGCACCTCCGGTTCCGTTACCGAGTTGGCCTACCGAATTCGAACCAAAAGCAACAACAGTTCCATCCGATTTTAAAACAAGAGCATGATCAAAACCATAAACTGCCATCACAGCATTGGTAATTCCCGGAACTTTTCTGGGAGGATTTCTAGGTCCTGCATCAGTTGCGGCAGCTTGTAAGTCCCCAATATTTCCCATACCAAGTTGGCCCACAGCATTGGCTCCCCAAGTCCAAACAGATCCATCATCAGTGATGGCAATGGAACTGTTTTGGTTGAAGCCAATCGAAACTACATTAGAGATTGTGGATAGTTTGGTAATGTTAGGATTGGTAAGGTCACCAGTAGAAGTTCCCGTACCTAACTGACCAAAATTATTTCGTCCCCAGGTGTAAAGGTTTCCACCAACCACATAACCAGAGTGAGATCCACCAGCCGAGATTCGATTTCCAAAATAAGTAAGAATTGTTTTTTTTGCAGAAACCCCAGCTTCATTTGTACAATGAACTTGGATTTTATTGGCACCAAGCAAAGGTTTTATGGATACAGAAGAAGTAAGTTCTCCTTTTCCTGCTGAAAAGTTTCCTTTGTCTGTTTTATTTTGTAAAACATGACAAGTTAAGGAATCTGAAGTTTTTATATTTAATGGTAAATCATAAGTTTTGACGATACTTCCATCTTTGGGAGAAAGGATTTCAAATTTAGATCCGACCTCTCTTTGGTTAGCCAAAGAAACTAAAAAAATCGTATCCGTTAGATGCGAGATATCTTCGATGGAAGGTTCCAAGTTTTCAGCGGAAGAAAGTTTAAAAGTACCCAGAAGTTTTCCATTCGCATCCTTTACTTGGATTTCATAACTACCCGCTCCAAGAGCAAGTTGCCAAGATCCGGCATCCGATGTTGTAGACAAGGCTCTCGACCCTGTATTTCTTACGCTCGCAGAAGTAGCGATTTCTAAACTAGCATTGGGAATCGGATTTCCGGCTCCATCCGTGAGTGTTCCGGAAATGGTCGCCTGGTTCAGACCTAAACCGAGTAGTGCCAGAGCTGAGGAATCAGCTTCTTTGGCCTTGCAAAAACTGGCAAAGCCAAAGAAGAGGACAAAAATCAGCGATTTTCCGAGGATATTTCTTTTTGTGTTCATAGAATTGGTTCTCCTTTAGAGGATTGAGCTCCGTACTGAAACCGAGTCTCAAATTCAACTAATTTTTTGAACGATGTTCCTGTCAAGCAAAGAGGAAAATTTCCAAACGATTGTCGAGCTGGGCAAAAAGGCGGTAGGTTTTTAGCAAAAAAAAAGAGGACAATTTGTCCTCTTTGCAATGATGCAGATGGTTCGGGATAAGCGAATTATGAATTCGGAACTTGGCTTCTCACTTCTTTTAAGGCAGTGAGTTCTGTTTTCCAAAGTTTTAAATCTTTTTCTGCAGAAAGTTTTACATCACCGGAAGGGTGTTTGTTTTCGATCCAATATTCAACCATTTGGATTCTTGATTCCAATTCATTGATTTTAAAATCGAAATACGCTCTTTGTGTTTTGGCAGAAGGTCTGTCTGATGGATTCGGCTCTTCACTTGAAGGTTTCTCTGACCATTTCTCTCTTGCGATCGATGCAGAAAAACTCGCATCCATCGCAGTAAAGGAATCCAACATTTCTAAATGTTCCTTTTCCTCGGCTTCTGTCATACCCGTTTTGATTTCGCGAGGAATGTAAAAGTTCTTGGGATACTTGGCCGCAAAATCTCTCCACTCCTCTTTGATCTCTTCTTTACGGTTTGGCTTTTTTTCCAATGCAAACGGCCATAGAACCTCAGCCTGTGCCAATTCCAATTCTTCTGGATTGGGAGCGTCGGAAAATTCGGGATCGTCAAACAACGACTTGGCGTGACTTTCTGAATTTCCGAAATCGGAATCGGTGACTTCTGTCCCATGATTTGTTTTGCGGGAAGAAAATTTCCAAATCGCAAAAGAAAACAATACAAACAAAAATCCACAAACCGAAATGATTGCTATAAACCGTTTGTTCATCGTTTAACCTCTTAAGTAAAGATAGAAACTACCCAAGAAATTGCCTGACCAAAGATATTTTCGGTCAGGAATTTTTTTAAGTCTACAGGGTTTCTATTGAGGGAATCATAATACCAAGCCGTATATTCACTCACTTGCGGGATAGAATATCCATAACGAGTATTAATTGATTTAATCAACTCATTTGCAAATAGCGAGTGGCCATACATATTTGGATGAACTCCATCTAAACCAAAGACTCCTGGTTGGTTGGGAAGTGGCCAATTGGCACGGGCATTTCCAGGAGACCATCCGGAAGCACTACGAATCGGTCGTCCATTTTCTTTAAGATCATCAAAAATCACACGTAAGTCTGCCACTGCAAATCGCATCGTAGCACCTTGCGCTTTGATTTCGTTGTTTAACATATTCAAAAAATTAGAAATCGTTGCGATTTCATTTGCATCTAAAACTTGGTTGGGATCTGATACTGAGTTTCTAAAGAATGCTTTTAAACCAGAATAGTTCGCACGACCATTCGGATCTTTATAATTCTCAAGGAAGGCAATGGAAGTTACGTTCGGAACTGTAAAGAGAACTCCCCCTTGTAAACTTCCCATAACCGACATTCTACGGAAAAATTCACGAATATCTCTTTTGAATCTAGTTTCATCTAAACAATCAGTGGATGTATGTAATGCAGTACAAAGTACATGGTTGGCACCAGCGGATCCAAAGAGGAAGGTTGGTTTTACTTTTTCCATGACTTCTGTTTGAGTACCTGCGTCTCTCAAACCAAATCGATGGAATTTGTCTGGTTCCTGGCAATCAGCAACCGTCACCCAACGGTAAGTGTACCAATACCATTTTGCCCAATACCATTCTTTTTCTTGTTTGGTCGCAGTAACGTCTTCGCATTTACCAGAAGTTTTGAGTAGTGAAGTGTATTCCGCTCCAGTAATCCCGGCGTGTGTTGGTAAAGATACAGTCGATGCATTTCCTCCAATGATGCTTTCTGCAATACAGAAAATACCGCAGTCCCATTTGAGTACGTCTTCTAAGTTTACATAAGGTCCTTTCAAGACATTATAAGAAACAGAAGCCCCCGCTTGTTTCGAAACCAAAACGGGATACGCCCAGTCTTGTGTTTTTTTCTCTACCGTTACCCCAAAGAATCCTTGGCTGAGGGAATCTCCTACAACCCCCACTCTTTGAAACATCTGGCTTTGGCTTTGCGCGGAAACGGATCCAGCGAAAACCAAGGACACTAAGAGTCCTAATGCTCTATTTACGTTCATATTTCCTCCCAATCGGAACATTTTTAACATATTTTATACAATTGCCACAAAATTATGGCTTTTTGAACGAGTGTCAAATAATTTATTTCCGAACCATTGAGATTTTTTGAACAAAGTTCACAGTTTTAAAAAAATTCTGCCCTGATAAATATCAACCAAGCTAAAAATAAAACAATTTGCCCTCCTGACCCCTGTTTTAGAACGTTGTTTAATTAAGAATGAGAATTAATCTCATTTATAAAGAGAGAGGATATCTATGAACAGGAAACAAACTCTTATATTCGTACTTTTCCTTGGCTTCACACTGCAGTACTGCAGCATTCTGATGCCAGAAAAAGAAGATAACAATAACAATATGCTGGCGGTCTTAGCTCTAGCAGCCAATGCCCCAAGCCAAACCGCCTTTCTGGAAACCTATTCCCAAATTGCTTTCCAGAATTATAGTGATTCGTATACGGATGTGGTCGCTCTCCGCCAAAAGGTAGCAACATTCACAGGAAAAGCATCCCCTACCCTTGCGGAACTGAATGAAGTCAAAACCTATTGGAGAAAGGCGAGAAGAAGTTACTTACAAACAGAAATCTTCCGTTTTAGCCAAGGCCCCATTGATAATCCGGCGCTCACTGGCGGTGTGGAACTCGAACCACTTGTGAATGCTTGGCCTCTTGATGAAGGTTATATTGATACAGTCGTTCTCACGGGAGCAATCACCAAACAAGGACTGATTGATGCAAACGAAGGAGACTGCGCGACTGGAACTTGTCCCGATGGAGACCCAGCCAAAAATATTTCTGTAGGTTGGCATGCGATTGAATACCTTCTTTGGGGAGCAGATGCAGCAAATAACTTCACGCCAGGAACTACTGTTACACAATCAAACTTCACAACAGCAAATGGGTCAGGAAGTGCAGCAGCAAAAAGATCGGCTTACCTACTTTATGCAACAGAAATTCTAGAATCACATCTTTTACAACTAAAGAATGCTTGGGATCCTTCTGTTTCTGGATCTTATGTTTCTAAATTCAAATCTAGTTCCACTTCCTTTGAAAATGTTTTACGAGGGATTGCACGTTTCTCCGGTGGAGAATGGGGTGGAGAAAGGATGACTGGTGTATTCGGTGGGGAACAAGAAGAAGAACATTCTTGTTTTTCAGACAATACAAAAGCAGATTTTTATTACGATGCTCAAGGATTAAATAATCTTTACAATGGAACTTATTCAGGATCACAAACCATCAACGGTTATGGATTAAAAAATCTTTTAGGTGGTGAATCAAATTACATTAAAGAACGAATTGATACTGCTCAATTATTCTGCCTAAATGAATTTACAGAAGATGTTTCCTTAAATCAGGCATGTAACAGTTCCATTATTTCTAGTAGATTTGATCGAATGATTGCGACTGTAAACATATCTGGATCTGACACAGAAAATGCTGATTACAATATCTTCCGATACCAAATCCAACCAGCAGTTCAAGAAATAGCAAAAGCACTCCAAAGATCTGCCGCAAGTTTCGGTGTCTCTATCGGAGATGATGGCTTAGTTCTAGAATAAATGAAAAAACAAATATGAAATTAAAACACCTTATCCTAATCACAATTGTTTTATCTTTTTCTTCATGTAAAGAAACAGATAATGATAAAACCACAACTGCACTTATCCTTGCTTCTCTATTATCATCTCCTCAGTGTTCTACGGGAGATTTTTTAAATGATCCATGCGAACAATATAGCGGTGGTGACACTACCACTTTTGATTCTACAGAATCTGCTTTTGATTTAGAGGCTGCCAACGTAGTCGATCCCAGACGTTCCATCGATTTCCAAGATGGAAATGCAAATTTCAATCGAACCTGGCTTCCCACTGGTAATTCCGCAGTCGCAGGACTTGGGCCAGTCTTTAATAACCGTTCCTGCCAAGGTTGTCATGTCAAAGATGGACGAGGACGACCTCCTGCTGACGGAACTAGTTTAACATCTATGCTCATTCGACTCAGTGTTTCCGGATCCCATCCAACCACTGGTGGTCCCCTTCCCATGACAAACTTTGGAAACCAATTGAATACAGAAGGGATTTTAGAATATGGAACGGGAATTCAAATTCCAAAAGAAGGTACTGTTACCATTACCTATACAGAAGAGGCAGGAAATTTCCCAGATGGTGAGACCTATTCTTTACGAAGACCAAGTTATGCGATCACTTGGAATGTGGGTGGTGGAGCGACTCAAATCAATGTTGCGAGTCCAGGACAACCCTATCATCCCACAAACAATCCTTCTGGAACTTATTTGATTTCTCCAAGAACCGCTCCCATCCTTCCTGGACTTGGACTTCTAGAAGCCATTCCGGAAGCTACCATCTATTCCTTTGCCGATGCAAACGATTCCAATGGAGATGGAATTTCAGGAAGAGCAAACCTTGCTTGGGATACAACACAAGCAAAAGCATTTCTCGGTCGCTTTGGTTGGAAAGCAAACCAACCTAACCTAACACACCAAAATGCTAGTGCCTTTCTTGGTGATATTGGACTCACAACTCCCGTTTTCCCCAGTGAAAACTGTGCAACCGGACAAACTGTATGTGCCGCAAGTCCTGCAGGGAATGGGGTGAATCCAGAGATTTCTAGTGAACGTTTATCGCGTGTTACCTTTTACACAAGTTTAGTGAGTGTTCCCGGTAGACGTGGTTGGAGGTCGGAAGATGTGAAAAAAGGAAAAGAACTATTCATTCAAATCGGATGTTCCTCTTGTCATATTCCCAGAATCAAAACAGGGGATCACTCCATTCCAGAAATTGCGAATCAAGAAATAAGACCTTATACAGATTTGTTATTACATGACATGGGAGCTGGACTCAGTGACAGCCGTTCGGACTTTTTGGCAACAGGAAATGAATGGAGAACCACTCCACTTTGGGGACTCGGTCTCATTGAACGAGTGAATGGACATGAACTTTTACTCCATGACGGAAGAGCGAGAGGGATTCAAGAAGCAATCCTTTGGCATGGTGGCGAAGGCGAACAAAGTAAAAACAATTACAAACTTTTACCAAAAGAATCTAGAACCAAAGTCCTTAGTTTTTTAAAGTCTTTATGAAACCAATGAAAAATACTTTTAAAATTCTAACATTTGGATTCTACATTTTGTTATATAGCTGTGGAGTGAATTCAGATAAAGCTTCGGAAAAAGCAGAAATTCTTGGTTTGGTAGATACATATTTAAAAACCTATACTACCTCAAGTTTGCTTGCAGATATATCAAACAATCTAATCATTCCGAAATACACAACACTGGATACCAAAGTTTCTGCCTTACAAACAGCAGTCACAAACTATACAGCAACACCCGACGCAACCAACTTAAACCTTGTTCGCACTGCATGGACAGAAACTGATTTAGCGTACAGGCAAATTGAATGGGCTTATTTTGGACCGGCCTATATTCCTTACAATGTTTACCTTTATTTGGATAGTTTCTCAAGAGCTTTTCCTATTGATCCTACTTCCATCGAATCTAGAATCACTTCTAATTTAGCACCGAACGGATTAAGAGTGGATGGACTTGATGCAGTTGAGTATTTACTCTTTAAAGACAATATAACAACCACGAATACTGCTTTCTCTGATAACAACAGAAAAACATATTTAACTAAACTTGTCCAAGATATCAAAACACAAACAGGTTTACTTCTTTTCCATTGGGATAAGTCGAGAACTTCTTCCTTCTATTACTCCTTCACCAATGCAGGCAAAGGAAGTAGAGATTATCCCAATACCAAAGACGGACTCACAGAACTCACGAATCAAATGGTATTTTTTTGTAACACAATCGTAGATATCAAGATTGCGGAACCATCGGGATTACGAGCCACCAACTTAGGTGTCAAAGATATCACGAAAGTAGAAACTCCCTATGCAAACTTAGCTTTTGATTCTTTATTACAAAATCTCCAAGGATTTTCTGATCTTGGGAACGCAGGATTATATAAATTTCTGAGTTTAAGGAGCGAAACCGTTGTCCCACGATTAAAAGAACAAATCAAAATTACAACGGCATCTGTTAACTCTTTGAAAACAAAATACGGAACCTTTCCCAATGCCATCACAACTGGTGGTAGTGATGTGGAACTCATGTTAAATGAATTTAAGAAGTTAAGAATCATTATCTCAACAGAAGTCATTAGCGCTCTTGGTGGGACCATTGGAGTCAGCTCAAATGATGGCGATTAAAAAATTACTCGGGCCCGTCCCCTCTTATTCCTTACATTTTTTTCGGATTGCCTATGGATTTGCGACGAGTATCCTCATCTTTCGGTATTTTTATTATGGATGGATCCATTCGTATTTTATCAAACCGACTTTTTTCTTCAAACATTTTGGCTTCGAATGGATTCACCCGCTTCCTCCTGTTTTCACCTTTCTTCTCTTTGGAGTTTTACTTTTAACAGCTCTCGGGATTTTTCTGGGATATTTTTTAAGATTCAATTTGTTTATATTCACAATCGGATTTACATGGTTTCATTTTTCCGATGCTACCATTTATTTGAATCATTATTATCTCATATCCCTTCTTGGTTTTTTATTGTGGTTATCCCCCGTTACAAAATCCAACCTTCCCTTATGGCAATGG
This genomic window contains:
- a CDS encoding HEAT repeat domain-containing protein codes for the protein MQMKGSFLFYFFTFILILNCDPGPVKEDTSSFEEIVSDEPSTKELLDKLDSSDSFTRSQAAIQLGSRDEKSAVPKLKKLLSDKEPGVRAGAAIALGDLKDKSSSSAIVNLMWSDLENPKDVYLDALTRMKDPSVGKRIFPLLDDDNSTLRLQVVDALVQIGANFIGPEILSLALKNKDREKDKTYAMALGKLKVSSAESYLLGLTKIQDESPSLAAAYLALGRIKAKKANEVLVNALNLPYSKGKENASMALIEIGNPVVIPKVFESLRSKDSETRLYATDVLCSIPSKEAAKLAFSLLNGKDTTNFGSAAKIVGRQRYKEGRLRIEELLEKSSTPERDSFAEALGWIGDKASIPILRKILLSGEPEGPYGSAWSLGILGAKEAVPDLIKALDKGDAKLMVYALEALGSIADPSSLPKLKELLSDRPKMAPQILSTIALIPTEEARLVIEEATKSNDAEVYRPAMEEIAKRKDKKSIPLLLTFANGKDAEKRKLSYYALTAVTGQKFRTAREWNDWAKGSL
- a CDS encoding di-heme oxidoredictase family protein; amino-acid sequence: MCSANLGLSDVINSTQVLECPNEKKLCEDASCLVLLGLNQSGKLPWEFEEGEELSGGKAMTSFVTDARAFLQFGKNSPLSVVSDFTVGQAVFEVPWTAGFSASLPDRDGLGPFFHTNSCLGCHAGNGRAVEDDGDPLNFTLVRLGVGTKGNDPEPVYGTQFQPNAVAGVTPEGEVHFEYDTITGTYQDGSSYILRRPNLVFSGLGYGPFDSNHKTSVRLTQQVIGLGLLEAVSEATILSYADPMDLDGDGISGRPNYIWDLVGSGRSLGRFGWKANAPSLKRQNSAAFSGDIGITSPMFSGENCSSSQTTCASATNGGSPEVTEEKIVAITKYMQLVAVPTRRNANSQVILTGKKHFFLAGCNKCHVEKMVTSSNAAYPQLAGQTIRPYTDLLLHDMGEDLSDGKADGEANEREWRTAPLWGIGLFGAVNGRARYLHDGRAKTLDEAILWHGGEAEKSKQYFLALNVSDRASMIRFLLSL
- a CDS encoding chromosome condensation regulator, which translates into the protein MNTKRNILGKSLIFVLFFGFASFCKAKEADSSALALLGLGLNQATISGTLTDGAGNPIPNASLEIATSASVRNTGSRALSTTSDAGSWQLALGAGSYEIQVKDANGKLLGTFKLSSAENLEPSIEDISHLTDTIFLVSLANQREVGSKFEILSPKDGSIVKTYDLPLNIKTSDSLTCHVLQNKTDKGNFSAGKGELTSSVSIKPLLGANKIQVHCTNEAGVSAKKTILTYFGNRISAGGSHSGYVVGGNLYTWGRNNFGQLGTGTSTGDLTNPNITKLSTISNVVSIGFNQNSSIAITDDGSVWTWGANAVGQLGMGNIGDLQAAATDAGPRNPPRKVPGITNAVMAVYGFDHALVLKSDGTVVAFGSNSVGQLGNGTGGAGTYSSSPVNVIGLPSDVIQVIGGSEHSAALTKSGDVYVWGRDQYGNLGDGTVGTATEVTSTPKKVSSLSGITHIANGRDHLLALKNDGTVYAWGLAASGQLGIGGSGSPAPVPTPTVVTGLYNVVSVWANGTQSFAILNDGTVKGWGANSSGNLGTGLTTPAKIYTPGDIVVGVKDIQYFGCGALHNFAILKSGSLYGWGWNFKGSIGRSDLQETWAATTPIFLTIPQ
- a CDS encoding imelysin family protein, encoding MNRKQTLIFVLFLGFTLQYCSILMPEKEDNNNNMLAVLALAANAPSQTAFLETYSQIAFQNYSDSYTDVVALRQKVATFTGKASPTLAELNEVKTYWRKARRSYLQTEIFRFSQGPIDNPALTGGVELEPLVNAWPLDEGYIDTVVLTGAITKQGLIDANEGDCATGTCPDGDPAKNISVGWHAIEYLLWGADAANNFTPGTTVTQSNFTTANGSGSAAAKRSAYLLYATEILESHLLQLKNAWDPSVSGSYVSKFKSSSTSFENVLRGIARFSGGEWGGERMTGVFGGEQEEEHSCFSDNTKADFYYDAQGLNNLYNGTYSGSQTINGYGLKNLLGGESNYIKERIDTAQLFCLNEFTEDVSLNQACNSSIISSRFDRMIATVNISGSDTENADYNIFRYQIQPAVQEIAKALQRSAASFGVSIGDDGLVLE
- a CDS encoding di-heme oxidoredictase family protein, with product MKLKHLILITIVLSFSSCKETDNDKTTTALILASLLSSPQCSTGDFLNDPCEQYSGGDTTTFDSTESAFDLEAANVVDPRRSIDFQDGNANFNRTWLPTGNSAVAGLGPVFNNRSCQGCHVKDGRGRPPADGTSLTSMLIRLSVSGSHPTTGGPLPMTNFGNQLNTEGILEYGTGIQIPKEGTVTITYTEEAGNFPDGETYSLRRPSYAITWNVGGGATQINVASPGQPYHPTNNPSGTYLISPRTAPILPGLGLLEAIPEATIYSFADANDSNGDGISGRANLAWDTTQAKAFLGRFGWKANQPNLTHQNASAFLGDIGLTTPVFPSENCATGQTVCAASPAGNGVNPEISSERLSRVTFYTSLVSVPGRRGWRSEDVKKGKELFIQIGCSSCHIPRIKTGDHSIPEIANQEIRPYTDLLLHDMGAGLSDSRSDFLATGNEWRTTPLWGLGLIERVNGHELLLHDGRARGIQEAILWHGGEGEQSKNNYKLLPKESRTKVLSFLKSL
- a CDS encoding imelysin family protein, producing MKPMKNTFKILTFGFYILLYSCGVNSDKASEKAEILGLVDTYLKTYTTSSLLADISNNLIIPKYTTLDTKVSALQTAVTNYTATPDATNLNLVRTAWTETDLAYRQIEWAYFGPAYIPYNVYLYLDSFSRAFPIDPTSIESRITSNLAPNGLRVDGLDAVEYLLFKDNITTTNTAFSDNNRKTYLTKLVQDIKTQTGLLLFHWDKSRTSSFYYSFTNAGKGSRDYPNTKDGLTELTNQMVFFCNTIVDIKIAEPSGLRATNLGVKDITKVETPYANLAFDSLLQNLQGFSDLGNAGLYKFLSLRSETVVPRLKEQIKITTASVNSLKTKYGTFPNAITTGGSDVELMLNEFKKLRIIISTEVISALGGTIGVSSNDGD